In a single window of the Bos javanicus breed banteng chromosome 16, ARS-OSU_banteng_1.0, whole genome shotgun sequence genome:
- the CLSTN1 gene encoding calsyntenin-1 isoform X6: MLRRPAPALAPAAWLLLAGLLCSGGVWASRVNKHKPWLEPTYHGLVTESDSTVLLDPPLIALDKDAPLRFAGEICGFKIHGQNVPFDAVVVDKSTGEGVIRSTEKLDCELQKDYTFTIQAYDCGKGPDGANVKKSHKATVHIQVNDVNEYAPVFKEKSYKATVVEGKQYDSILRVEAVDADCSPQFSQICSYEIVTPDVPFTVDKDGYIKNTEKLNYGKEHQYKLTVTAYDCGKKRAAEDVLVKISIKPTCTPGWQGWNNRVEYEPGTGALTLFPNVHLETCDESVASAQVVVELETSHIGKGCDRDTYSEKSLHRLCGAASGTAELLPSPGGSWNWTVGLPTDNGHDSDQVFEFNGTQAVRVPDGIVSVNPKEPFTISVWMRHGPFGKKKETILCSSDKTEMNRHHYSLYVHGCRLVFLLRQDPSEEKKYKPAEFHWKLSQVCDEEWHHYVLNVEIPSVTLYVDGVPHEPFSVTEDYPLHPSKIETQLVVGACWQGGDLRMTQFFRGNLAGLTIRSGKLTDKKVIDCLYTCKEGLDLHTPEDNGRGVKIQANPSQSTLTLEGEDVGELDKAMQHVSYLNSRQFPTPGIRRLKITSTVKCFNEATCISIPPVDGYVMVLQPEEPKISLSGIHHFARAASEFESSEGVFLFPELRIISTITREVEPEGEGDEDPTVQESLVSEEIVHDLDTCEVTVEGEELNGEQESLEVDAARLQQKGIEMSSSDMGVVFTGVDTMASYEEILHLLRYRNWHTRSLLDRKFKLVCSELNGRYVSNEFQVEVNVIHTANPMEHASHIAAQPQFVHPEHRSFIDLSGHNLANPHPFAVVPSTATVVIVVCVSFLVFMIILGVFRIRAAHQRTMRDQDTGKENEMDWDDSALTITVNPMETYEDQHSSEEEEEEEEEESEDGDEEDDITSAESESSEEDEGEHGDPQTANRQQQLEWDDSTLSY, encoded by the exons TCAACAAGCACAAGCCGTGGCTGGAGCCCACATATCATGGCTTAGTTACGGAGAGCGACAGCACCGTGCTCCTCGACCCCCCACTCATCGCCCTGGACAAAGATGCTCCTTTGCGCTTTGCAG GTGAGATTTGTGGATTTAAGATTCATGGACAGAATGTGCCCTTTGACGCAGTGGTGGTGGATAAATCCACTGGCGAGGGGGTCATTCGTTCCACAGAGAAGCTGGACTGTGAGCTGCAGAAGGATTACACGTTCACCATCCAGGCCTATGACTGCGGGAAGGGGCCAGACGGGGCCAATGTGAAAAAATCTCACAA AGCAACTGTCCACATTCAGGTGAACGACGTCAACGAATATGCGCCCGTGTTCAAGGAGAAGTCCTACAAAGCCACAGTGGTGGAGGGGAAGCAGTACGACAGCATCTTGAGGGTGGAGGCGGTGGACGCGGACTGCTCCCCCCAGTTCAGCCAAATCTGCAGCTATGAGATCGTCACCCCAGATGTGCCATTCACCGTTGACAAAGATG GTTACATTAAAAACACAGAGAAGCTGAACTATGGTAAAGAGCACCAGTACAAGCTGACTGTCACGGCCTACGACTGCGGGAAGAAAAGAGCAGCAGAAGACGTTTTGGTGAAGATCAGCATCAAGCCCACCTGCACCCCTGGGTGGCAAG GATGGAACAACAGGGTGGAATACGAGCCTGGCACCGGCGCTCTGACACTCTTTCCGAATGTCCACCTGGAAACGTGTGACGAGTCGGTGGCCTCGGCACAGGTGGTGGTGGAGCTGGAGACCAGCCACATCGGGAAGGGCTGTGACCGTGACACCTACTCTGAGAAGTCACTTCATCGGCTCTGCG GTGCTGCGTCTGGCACAGCTGAGCTGCTGCCTTCCCCAGGAGGCTCCTGGAACTGGACCGTCGGCCTTCCCACGGACAACGGCCATGACAGCGACCAGGTCTTTGAGTTCAACGGCACTCAGGCGGTGAGGGTCCCAGACGGCATTGTCTCCGTCAACCCCAAGGAGCCCTTTACGATCTCTGTGTGGATGAGGCACGGGCCATTTGGCAAGAAGAAGGAGACGATTCTTTGCAGCTCAGACAAAACAG AGATGAACCGACACCATTACTCACTCTATGTCCACGGCTGCCGGCTGGTTTTCCTCCTCCGTCAGGATCCTtcagaagagaagaaatacaaaccTGCAGAGTTCCACTGGAAGCTGAGTCAG GTCTGTGACGAGGAATGGCATCACTACGTCCTCAACGTGGAAATCCCCAGTGTGACCCTCTACGTGGACGGTGTCCCTCATGAGCCCTTCTCTGTCACTGAAGATTACCCACTTCATCCATCCAAGATCGAAACCCAGCTCGTGGTTGGGGCTTGCTGGCAAG GTGGTGACCTGCGCATGACCCAGTTTTTCCGAGGTAATCTGGCTGGCCTGACCATCCGTTCTGGGAAGCTCACAGATAAGAAGGTGATTGACTGTCTGTATACCTGCAAAGAGGGGCTAGACCTGCACACCCCCGAAGACAATGGCAGAGGTGTCAAG ATCCAGGCCAACCCTAGTCAGTCGACGTTGACCTTGGAGGGAGAGGACGTAGGGGAGCTTGATAAGGCCATGCAGCATGTTTCCTACCTTAATTCACGACAGTTCCCCACCCCAGGGATCCGAAGACTCAAAATCACCAGCACGGTCAA GTGTTTTAACGAGGCCACCTGCATCTCCATCCCCCCAGTGGACGGCTACGTAATGGTTTTGCAGCCAGAAGAGCCCAAGATCAGTCTGAGCGGCATCCACCATTTTGCTCGAGCGGCTTCCGAATTTGAAAGCTCGGAGGGGGTTTTCCTCTTCCCCGAGCTTCGGATCATCAGCACCATCACGAGAGAAGTGGAACCCGAAGGGGAAGGGGATGAGGACCCGACAG TTCAAGAGTCACTGGTGTCAGAGGAGATCGTGCACGACCTGGACACCTGTGAGGTCACAGTGGAGGGAGAAGAACTGAATGGAGAGCAGGAGAGCCTGGAGGTGGACGCGGCCCGCCTGCAGCAGAAGGGCATTGAAATGAGCAGCTCTGACATGGGCGTGGTCTTCACAG GTGTTGACACCATGGCCAGCTATGAGGAGATCTTACACCTCCTGCGCTATCGGAACTGGCACACCAGGTCCTTGCTTGACCGCAAGTTCAAGCTTGTCTGCTCTGAGCTGAATGGTCGTTATGTCAGCAACGAGTTCCAGGTGGAG GTGAATGTCATCCACACAGCCAACCCCATGGAGCACGCCAGCCACATAGCTGCCCAGCCGCAGTTTGTCCACCCCGAGCACCGCTCCTTCATTGACCTCTCGGGTCACAACCTGGCCAACCCCCACCCGTTTGCAG TTGTGCCCAGCACGGCCACCGTCGTCATCGTGGTGTGCGTCAGCTTTCTGGTTTTCATGATCATCCTGGGGGTGTTCCGGATCCGGGCTGCACACCAGAGAACCATGCGGGACCAGGACACCgggaaagagaatgaaatggaCTGGGATGACTCCGCCCTGACCATCACCGTGAACCCCATGGAG ACATACGAGGACCAGCATAgcagtgaggaggaagaggaggaggaggaagaggagagtgaggaTGGGGACGAGGAGGACGACATCACCAGTGCTGAGTCGGAGAGCAGTGAGGAGGACGAGGGGGAGCACGGGGACCCGCAGACCGCGAAccggcagcagcagctggagtgGGACGACTCCACCCTCAGCTACTGA
- the CLSTN1 gene encoding calsyntenin-1 isoform X5 encodes MLRRPAPALAPAAWLLLAGLLCSGGVWASRVNKHKPWLEPTYHGLVTESDSTVLLDPPLIALDKDAPLRFAESFEVTVTKEGEICGFKIHGQNVPFDAVVVDKSTGEGVIRSTEKLDCELQKDYTFTIQAYDCGKGPDGANVKKSHKATVHIQVNDVNEYAPVFKEKSYKATVVEGKQYDSILRVEAVDADCSPQFSQICSYEIVTPDVPFTVDKDGYIKNTEKLNYGKEHQYKLTVTAYDCGKKRAAEDVLVKISIKPTCTPGWQGWNNRVEYEPGTGALTLFPNVHLETCDESVASAQVVVELETSHIGKGCDRDTYSEKSLHRLCGAASGTAELLPSPGGSWNWTVGLPTDNGHDSDQVFEFNGTQAVRVPDGIVSVNPKEPFTISVWMRHGPFGKKKETILCSSDKTEMNRHHYSLYVHGCRLVFLLRQDPSEEKKYKPAEFHWKLSQVCDEEWHHYVLNVEIPSVTLYVDGVPHEPFSVTEDYPLHPSKIETQLVVGACWQGGDLRMTQFFRGNLAGLTIRSGKLTDKKVIDCLYTCKEGLDLHTPEDNGRGVKIQANPSQSTLTLEGEDVGELDKAMQHVSYLNSRQFPTPGIRRLKITSTVKCFNEATCISIPPVDGYVMVLQPEEPKISLSGIHHFARAASEFESSEGVFLFPELRIISTITREVEPEGEGDEDPTVQESLVSEEIVHDLDTCEVTVEGEELNGEQESLEVDAARLQQKGIEMSSSDMGVVFTGVDTMASYEEILHLLRYRNWHTRSLLDRKFKLVCSELNGRYVSNEFQVEVNVIHTANPMEHASHIAAQPQFVHPEHRSFIDLSGHNLANPHPFAVVPSTATVVIVVCVSFLVFMIILGVFRIRAAHQRTMRDQDTGKENEMDWDDSALTITVNPMETYEDQHSSEEEEEEEEEESEDGDEEDDITSAESESSEEDEGEHGDPQTANRQQQLEWDDSTLSY; translated from the exons TCAACAAGCACAAGCCGTGGCTGGAGCCCACATATCATGGCTTAGTTACGGAGAGCGACAGCACCGTGCTCCTCGACCCCCCACTCATCGCCCTGGACAAAGATGCTCCTTTGCGCTTTGCAG AGAGTTTTGAGGTGACAGTCACCAAAGAAG GTGAGATTTGTGGATTTAAGATTCATGGACAGAATGTGCCCTTTGACGCAGTGGTGGTGGATAAATCCACTGGCGAGGGGGTCATTCGTTCCACAGAGAAGCTGGACTGTGAGCTGCAGAAGGATTACACGTTCACCATCCAGGCCTATGACTGCGGGAAGGGGCCAGACGGGGCCAATGTGAAAAAATCTCACAA AGCAACTGTCCACATTCAGGTGAACGACGTCAACGAATATGCGCCCGTGTTCAAGGAGAAGTCCTACAAAGCCACAGTGGTGGAGGGGAAGCAGTACGACAGCATCTTGAGGGTGGAGGCGGTGGACGCGGACTGCTCCCCCCAGTTCAGCCAAATCTGCAGCTATGAGATCGTCACCCCAGATGTGCCATTCACCGTTGACAAAGATG GTTACATTAAAAACACAGAGAAGCTGAACTATGGTAAAGAGCACCAGTACAAGCTGACTGTCACGGCCTACGACTGCGGGAAGAAAAGAGCAGCAGAAGACGTTTTGGTGAAGATCAGCATCAAGCCCACCTGCACCCCTGGGTGGCAAG GATGGAACAACAGGGTGGAATACGAGCCTGGCACCGGCGCTCTGACACTCTTTCCGAATGTCCACCTGGAAACGTGTGACGAGTCGGTGGCCTCGGCACAGGTGGTGGTGGAGCTGGAGACCAGCCACATCGGGAAGGGCTGTGACCGTGACACCTACTCTGAGAAGTCACTTCATCGGCTCTGCG GTGCTGCGTCTGGCACAGCTGAGCTGCTGCCTTCCCCAGGAGGCTCCTGGAACTGGACCGTCGGCCTTCCCACGGACAACGGCCATGACAGCGACCAGGTCTTTGAGTTCAACGGCACTCAGGCGGTGAGGGTCCCAGACGGCATTGTCTCCGTCAACCCCAAGGAGCCCTTTACGATCTCTGTGTGGATGAGGCACGGGCCATTTGGCAAGAAGAAGGAGACGATTCTTTGCAGCTCAGACAAAACAG AGATGAACCGACACCATTACTCACTCTATGTCCACGGCTGCCGGCTGGTTTTCCTCCTCCGTCAGGATCCTtcagaagagaagaaatacaaaccTGCAGAGTTCCACTGGAAGCTGAGTCAG GTCTGTGACGAGGAATGGCATCACTACGTCCTCAACGTGGAAATCCCCAGTGTGACCCTCTACGTGGACGGTGTCCCTCATGAGCCCTTCTCTGTCACTGAAGATTACCCACTTCATCCATCCAAGATCGAAACCCAGCTCGTGGTTGGGGCTTGCTGGCAAG GTGGTGACCTGCGCATGACCCAGTTTTTCCGAGGTAATCTGGCTGGCCTGACCATCCGTTCTGGGAAGCTCACAGATAAGAAGGTGATTGACTGTCTGTATACCTGCAAAGAGGGGCTAGACCTGCACACCCCCGAAGACAATGGCAGAGGTGTCAAG ATCCAGGCCAACCCTAGTCAGTCGACGTTGACCTTGGAGGGAGAGGACGTAGGGGAGCTTGATAAGGCCATGCAGCATGTTTCCTACCTTAATTCACGACAGTTCCCCACCCCAGGGATCCGAAGACTCAAAATCACCAGCACGGTCAA GTGTTTTAACGAGGCCACCTGCATCTCCATCCCCCCAGTGGACGGCTACGTAATGGTTTTGCAGCCAGAAGAGCCCAAGATCAGTCTGAGCGGCATCCACCATTTTGCTCGAGCGGCTTCCGAATTTGAAAGCTCGGAGGGGGTTTTCCTCTTCCCCGAGCTTCGGATCATCAGCACCATCACGAGAGAAGTGGAACCCGAAGGGGAAGGGGATGAGGACCCGACAG TTCAAGAGTCACTGGTGTCAGAGGAGATCGTGCACGACCTGGACACCTGTGAGGTCACAGTGGAGGGAGAAGAACTGAATGGAGAGCAGGAGAGCCTGGAGGTGGACGCGGCCCGCCTGCAGCAGAAGGGCATTGAAATGAGCAGCTCTGACATGGGCGTGGTCTTCACAG GTGTTGACACCATGGCCAGCTATGAGGAGATCTTACACCTCCTGCGCTATCGGAACTGGCACACCAGGTCCTTGCTTGACCGCAAGTTCAAGCTTGTCTGCTCTGAGCTGAATGGTCGTTATGTCAGCAACGAGTTCCAGGTGGAG GTGAATGTCATCCACACAGCCAACCCCATGGAGCACGCCAGCCACATAGCTGCCCAGCCGCAGTTTGTCCACCCCGAGCACCGCTCCTTCATTGACCTCTCGGGTCACAACCTGGCCAACCCCCACCCGTTTGCAG TTGTGCCCAGCACGGCCACCGTCGTCATCGTGGTGTGCGTCAGCTTTCTGGTTTTCATGATCATCCTGGGGGTGTTCCGGATCCGGGCTGCACACCAGAGAACCATGCGGGACCAGGACACCgggaaagagaatgaaatggaCTGGGATGACTCCGCCCTGACCATCACCGTGAACCCCATGGAG ACATACGAGGACCAGCATAgcagtgaggaggaagaggaggaggaggaagaggagagtgaggaTGGGGACGAGGAGGACGACATCACCAGTGCTGAGTCGGAGAGCAGTGAGGAGGACGAGGGGGAGCACGGGGACCCGCAGACCGCGAAccggcagcagcagctggagtgGGACGACTCCACCCTCAGCTACTGA
- the CLSTN1 gene encoding calsyntenin-1 isoform X4 gives MLRRPAPALAPAAWLLLAGLLCSGGVWASRVNKHKPWLEPTYHGLVTESDSTVLLDPPLIALDKDAPLRFAGEICGFKIHGQNVPFDAVVVDKSTGEGVIRSTEKLDCELQKDYTFTIQAYDCGKGPDGANVKKSHKATVHIQVNDVNEYAPVFKEKSYKATVVEGKQYDSILRVEAVDADCSPQFSQICSYEIVTPDVPFTVDKDGYIKNTEKLNYGKEHQYKLTVTAYDCGKKRAAEDVLVKISIKPTCTPGWQGWNNRVEYEPGTGALTLFPNVHLETCDESVASAQVVVELETSHIGKGCDRDTYSEKSLHRLCGAASGTAELLPSPGGSWNWTVGLPTDNGHDSDQVFEFNGTQAVRVPDGIVSVNPKEPFTISVWMRHGPFGKKKETILCSSDKTEMNRHHYSLYVHGCRLVFLLRQDPSEEKKYKPAEFHWKLSQVCDEEWHHYVLNVEIPSVTLYVDGVPHEPFSVTEDYPLHPSKIETQLVVGACWQEYSGVESDNETEPVPLASAGGDLRMTQFFRGNLAGLTIRSGKLTDKKVIDCLYTCKEGLDLHTPEDNGRGVKIQANPSQSTLTLEGEDVGELDKAMQHVSYLNSRQFPTPGIRRLKITSTVKCFNEATCISIPPVDGYVMVLQPEEPKISLSGIHHFARAASEFESSEGVFLFPELRIISTITREVEPEGEGDEDPTVQESLVSEEIVHDLDTCEVTVEGEELNGEQESLEVDAARLQQKGIEMSSSDMGVVFTGVDTMASYEEILHLLRYRNWHTRSLLDRKFKLVCSELNGRYVSNEFQVEVNVIHTANPMEHASHIAAQPQFVHPEHRSFIDLSGHNLANPHPFAVVPSTATVVIVVCVSFLVFMIILGVFRIRAAHQRTMRDQDTGKENEMDWDDSALTITVNPMETYEDQHSSEEEEEEEEEESEDGDEEDDITSAESESSEEDEGEHGDPQTANRQQQLEWDDSTLSY, from the exons TCAACAAGCACAAGCCGTGGCTGGAGCCCACATATCATGGCTTAGTTACGGAGAGCGACAGCACCGTGCTCCTCGACCCCCCACTCATCGCCCTGGACAAAGATGCTCCTTTGCGCTTTGCAG GTGAGATTTGTGGATTTAAGATTCATGGACAGAATGTGCCCTTTGACGCAGTGGTGGTGGATAAATCCACTGGCGAGGGGGTCATTCGTTCCACAGAGAAGCTGGACTGTGAGCTGCAGAAGGATTACACGTTCACCATCCAGGCCTATGACTGCGGGAAGGGGCCAGACGGGGCCAATGTGAAAAAATCTCACAA AGCAACTGTCCACATTCAGGTGAACGACGTCAACGAATATGCGCCCGTGTTCAAGGAGAAGTCCTACAAAGCCACAGTGGTGGAGGGGAAGCAGTACGACAGCATCTTGAGGGTGGAGGCGGTGGACGCGGACTGCTCCCCCCAGTTCAGCCAAATCTGCAGCTATGAGATCGTCACCCCAGATGTGCCATTCACCGTTGACAAAGATG GTTACATTAAAAACACAGAGAAGCTGAACTATGGTAAAGAGCACCAGTACAAGCTGACTGTCACGGCCTACGACTGCGGGAAGAAAAGAGCAGCAGAAGACGTTTTGGTGAAGATCAGCATCAAGCCCACCTGCACCCCTGGGTGGCAAG GATGGAACAACAGGGTGGAATACGAGCCTGGCACCGGCGCTCTGACACTCTTTCCGAATGTCCACCTGGAAACGTGTGACGAGTCGGTGGCCTCGGCACAGGTGGTGGTGGAGCTGGAGACCAGCCACATCGGGAAGGGCTGTGACCGTGACACCTACTCTGAGAAGTCACTTCATCGGCTCTGCG GTGCTGCGTCTGGCACAGCTGAGCTGCTGCCTTCCCCAGGAGGCTCCTGGAACTGGACCGTCGGCCTTCCCACGGACAACGGCCATGACAGCGACCAGGTCTTTGAGTTCAACGGCACTCAGGCGGTGAGGGTCCCAGACGGCATTGTCTCCGTCAACCCCAAGGAGCCCTTTACGATCTCTGTGTGGATGAGGCACGGGCCATTTGGCAAGAAGAAGGAGACGATTCTTTGCAGCTCAGACAAAACAG AGATGAACCGACACCATTACTCACTCTATGTCCACGGCTGCCGGCTGGTTTTCCTCCTCCGTCAGGATCCTtcagaagagaagaaatacaaaccTGCAGAGTTCCACTGGAAGCTGAGTCAG GTCTGTGACGAGGAATGGCATCACTACGTCCTCAACGTGGAAATCCCCAGTGTGACCCTCTACGTGGACGGTGTCCCTCATGAGCCCTTCTCTGTCACTGAAGATTACCCACTTCATCCATCCAAGATCGAAACCCAGCTCGTGGTTGGGGCTTGCTGGCAAG AGTATTCAGGAGTTGAAAGTGACAATGAAACTGAGCCTGTGCCTCTGGCCTCCGCAG GTGGTGACCTGCGCATGACCCAGTTTTTCCGAGGTAATCTGGCTGGCCTGACCATCCGTTCTGGGAAGCTCACAGATAAGAAGGTGATTGACTGTCTGTATACCTGCAAAGAGGGGCTAGACCTGCACACCCCCGAAGACAATGGCAGAGGTGTCAAG ATCCAGGCCAACCCTAGTCAGTCGACGTTGACCTTGGAGGGAGAGGACGTAGGGGAGCTTGATAAGGCCATGCAGCATGTTTCCTACCTTAATTCACGACAGTTCCCCACCCCAGGGATCCGAAGACTCAAAATCACCAGCACGGTCAA GTGTTTTAACGAGGCCACCTGCATCTCCATCCCCCCAGTGGACGGCTACGTAATGGTTTTGCAGCCAGAAGAGCCCAAGATCAGTCTGAGCGGCATCCACCATTTTGCTCGAGCGGCTTCCGAATTTGAAAGCTCGGAGGGGGTTTTCCTCTTCCCCGAGCTTCGGATCATCAGCACCATCACGAGAGAAGTGGAACCCGAAGGGGAAGGGGATGAGGACCCGACAG TTCAAGAGTCACTGGTGTCAGAGGAGATCGTGCACGACCTGGACACCTGTGAGGTCACAGTGGAGGGAGAAGAACTGAATGGAGAGCAGGAGAGCCTGGAGGTGGACGCGGCCCGCCTGCAGCAGAAGGGCATTGAAATGAGCAGCTCTGACATGGGCGTGGTCTTCACAG GTGTTGACACCATGGCCAGCTATGAGGAGATCTTACACCTCCTGCGCTATCGGAACTGGCACACCAGGTCCTTGCTTGACCGCAAGTTCAAGCTTGTCTGCTCTGAGCTGAATGGTCGTTATGTCAGCAACGAGTTCCAGGTGGAG GTGAATGTCATCCACACAGCCAACCCCATGGAGCACGCCAGCCACATAGCTGCCCAGCCGCAGTTTGTCCACCCCGAGCACCGCTCCTTCATTGACCTCTCGGGTCACAACCTGGCCAACCCCCACCCGTTTGCAG TTGTGCCCAGCACGGCCACCGTCGTCATCGTGGTGTGCGTCAGCTTTCTGGTTTTCATGATCATCCTGGGGGTGTTCCGGATCCGGGCTGCACACCAGAGAACCATGCGGGACCAGGACACCgggaaagagaatgaaatggaCTGGGATGACTCCGCCCTGACCATCACCGTGAACCCCATGGAG ACATACGAGGACCAGCATAgcagtgaggaggaagaggaggaggaggaagaggagagtgaggaTGGGGACGAGGAGGACGACATCACCAGTGCTGAGTCGGAGAGCAGTGAGGAGGACGAGGGGGAGCACGGGGACCCGCAGACCGCGAAccggcagcagcagctggagtgGGACGACTCCACCCTCAGCTACTGA